A region of Salinibacter sp. 10B DNA encodes the following proteins:
- the ade gene encoding adenine deaminase, which yields MSDSFSISGHLVDLHDRDIRPATVQVRNGTIERIDPAKHVPDRYLLPGFVDAHVHVESSMLPPSEFARAAVPHGTVGTVSDPHEIANVLGVDGVEYMIEDGRQVPFHFAFGAPSCVPATPFETSGAELGPDAVATLLDRDDVPYLSEMMNYPGAIHRDDDVMAKIAAAHERGKPVDGHAPGLRGDGVETYASAGIETDHECFEIEEAREKLAAGMKIAIREGSAAKNFDELIPLMDEAPDRLLFCSDDKHPDALVRGHIDTLVRRALARGYDRFDVLRTACVHPVEHYGLDVGLLREGDAADFIVVDDLDAMNVQRTYVEGRLVAEDGLSHIDRVSSEVVNQFEARPVEAADFQVQAESDRMRVITAVDNQLMTGETIVDTPVEDGAAVADPDRDVLKLAVVNRYTEAPPAIAFIRGFGLDDGALASSVAHDSHNLLAVGTSDAALAEAVNAIMEERGGISAVGTGPSHVLPLPIAGLMSDQPHDAVARRYTQLSRFVQNELGSPMDAPFMTLSFMALLVIPQLKLSDQGLFDGDAFSFVDRFVGGN from the coding sequence ATGTCGGACAGCTTTTCCATCAGCGGCCACCTCGTCGACCTCCACGACCGCGACATCCGTCCGGCAACCGTTCAGGTTCGGAATGGCACTATTGAACGAATCGATCCGGCGAAGCACGTACCGGACCGATACCTGCTGCCCGGCTTCGTCGATGCGCACGTTCACGTGGAAAGCTCGATGCTGCCGCCATCGGAATTTGCGAGGGCCGCCGTGCCCCACGGCACGGTCGGCACCGTGAGCGATCCGCACGAAATCGCCAATGTGCTTGGGGTGGACGGCGTGGAGTACATGATCGAGGACGGACGGCAGGTGCCCTTTCACTTCGCGTTCGGCGCCCCCTCCTGCGTCCCCGCAACGCCCTTTGAGACCAGTGGAGCTGAACTGGGCCCGGATGCCGTCGCGACTCTTCTCGACCGGGACGACGTGCCGTACCTCAGCGAGATGATGAACTACCCCGGCGCCATCCATCGCGACGACGACGTGATGGCGAAGATTGCCGCCGCTCATGAACGGGGCAAGCCGGTCGACGGACACGCCCCGGGGTTACGGGGAGATGGCGTGGAAACATACGCAAGTGCCGGCATCGAGACCGACCACGAGTGCTTCGAGATCGAAGAGGCCCGCGAGAAACTGGCGGCGGGCATGAAGATCGCCATCCGCGAGGGCTCGGCGGCAAAAAACTTCGACGAGCTCATCCCGCTGATGGACGAGGCGCCGGATCGCCTCCTGTTTTGCAGCGACGACAAACATCCGGACGCCCTGGTTCGCGGCCACATCGACACGCTGGTGCGCCGGGCGCTGGCCCGGGGCTACGATCGGTTCGACGTGCTCCGCACCGCCTGCGTACATCCGGTTGAGCACTACGGGCTAGACGTGGGCCTGCTGCGTGAAGGGGACGCGGCGGATTTCATCGTGGTGGACGACCTGGACGCGATGAACGTGCAGCGCACGTACGTGGAGGGGCGCCTCGTGGCCGAGGACGGCCTCTCCCACATCGACCGCGTCTCCTCTGAGGTGGTCAATCAGTTTGAAGCACGCCCGGTGGAGGCCGCGGACTTTCAGGTACAGGCAGAATCTGACCGAATGCGCGTCATTACCGCCGTTGACAATCAACTGATGACGGGCGAGACGATCGTCGATACGCCGGTCGAGGACGGAGCAGCGGTGGCCGACCCGGACCGCGACGTGCTGAAGCTGGCCGTCGTCAACCGGTACACCGAGGCACCGCCTGCGATCGCATTCATTCGCGGCTTCGGCCTGGACGACGGCGCGCTTGCCTCCAGCGTCGCCCACGACTCGCACAACCTTCTGGCGGTGGGCACGAGCGACGCGGCCCTCGCCGAGGCCGTAAATGCGATTATGGAGGAGCGGGGCGGCATCAGTGCGGTCGGGACTGGCCCCTCGCACGTGCTCCCACTCCCCATCGCCGGCCTCATGAGCGACCAGCCGCACGACGCCGTGGCCCGCCGCTACACGCAGCTCAGCCGATTCGTGCAGAACGAGTTGGGCAGCCCCATGGACGCGCCCTTCATGACGCTCTCGTTCATGGCGCTCCTCGTCATTCCGCAGCTCAAGCTCAGCGACCAGGGGCTCTTCGACGGCGACGCCTTTTCGTTCGTCGATCGCTTTGTGGGCGGGAATTGA